The following coding sequences lie in one Vanessa tameamea isolate UH-Manoa-2023 chromosome 17, ilVanTame1 primary haplotype, whole genome shotgun sequence genomic window:
- the LOC113404314 gene encoding stress-activated protein kinase JNK isoform X1, translated as MPHAAPATAMSAPPRHPHFYTVEVGDTRFTILKRYQNLKPIGSGAQGIVCAAYDTVTQQNVAIKKLSRPFQNVTHAKRAYREFKLMKLVNHKNIIGLLNAFTPQKSLEEFQDVYLVMELMDANLCQVIQMDLDHERMSYLLYQMLCGIKHLHLAGIIHRDLKPSNIVVKSDCTLKILDFGLARTAGTTFMMTPYVVTRYYRAPEVILGMGYTENVDIWSVGCIMGEMIRGGVLFPGTDHIDQWNKIIEQLGTPSAAFMARLQPTVRNYVENRPRYAGYSFERLFPDILFPSDSSEHNRLKASQARDLLSRMLVIDPERRISVDEALLHPYINVWYDEGEVNAPAPASYDHSVDEREHTVEQWKQLIYQEVVEYAAPPPAALAAPPPDHAQPALTT; from the exons ATGCCCCACGCGGCGCCAGCTACCGCCATGTCGGCCCCGCCGCGCCACCCTCACTTCTACACGGTCGAGGTCGGCGACACGCGCTTCACGATCCTCAAACGTTACCAGAACCTTAAGCCTATCGGTTCCGGAGCACAGGGCATAGTATG CGCCGCGTATGACACGGTGACACAGCAGAATGTCGCGATCAAGAAGCTATCCCGGCCTTTCCAGAACGTGACGCACGCGAAACGCGCCTACCGCGAGTTCAAGCTTATGAAACTTGTCaatcataaaaat atAATCGGTCTCTTAAACGCGTTCACGCCACAGAAGAGCCTTGAGGAGTTTCAGGACGTATATTTGGTGATGGAACTGATGGATGCCAATTTATGCCAAGTGATTCAAATGGATTTGGATCACGAGCGTATGAGCTACTTGCTCTATCAAATGCTGTGTGGCATCAAGCATCTTCATCTTGCTGGAATTATACATCGG GACCTGAAGCCGTCCAACATAGTGGTAAAAAGCGACTGCACGCTTAAGATCCTCGACTTCGGCCTGGCGCGTACCGCTGGCACTACCTTCATGATGACTCCATACGTCGTCACCAGATATTATCGTGCGCCTGAG GTAATCCTCGGTATGGGCTACACGGAGAACGTGGACATATGGTCAGTCGGCTGCATCATGGGGGAGATGATTCGCGGTGGAGTTCTCTTCCCGGGGACCGACCACATCGACCAGTGGAACAAAATTATAG AGCAACTGGGCACGCCGTCGGCCGCCTTCATGGCGCGCCTGCAGCCCACCGTGCGCAACTACGTGGAGAACCGGCCGCGCTACGCCGGCTACAGCTTCGAGCGCCTGTTCCCCGACATCCTGTTCCCCTCCGACTCCAGCGAGCACAACCGCCTCAAGGCGTCGCAGGCGCGGGACCTGCTGTCGCGCATGCTGGTCATCGACCCCGAGCGCCGCATCTCGGTGGACGAGGCGCTGCTGCACCCCTACATCAACGTGTGGTACGACGAGGGCGAGGTCAACGCGCCGGCGCCCGCGTCCTACGACCACTCGGTGGACGAGCGCGAGCACACGGTGGAGCAGTGGAAGCAGCTCATCTACCAGGAGGTGGTGGAGtacgccgcgccgccgcccgccgcgctcgccgcgccgccgcccgacCACGCGCAGCCCGCGCTCACCACATAG
- the LOC113404314 gene encoding stress-activated protein kinase JNK isoform X2: MVQYYSVTLGDTVFTIPTRYTELVRRGAGAQGMVCAAYDTVTQQNVAIKKLSRPFQNVTHAKRAYREFKLMKLVNHKNIIGLLNAFTPQKSLEEFQDVYLVMELMDANLCQVIQMDLDHERMSYLLYQMLCGIKHLHLAGIIHRDLKPSNIVVKSDCTLKILDFGLARTAGTTFMMTPYVVTRYYRAPEVILGMGYTENVDIWSVGCIMGEMIRGGVLFPGTDHIDQWNKIIEQLGTPSAAFMARLQPTVRNYVENRPRYAGYSFERLFPDILFPSDSSEHNRLKASQARDLLSRMLVIDPERRISVDEALLHPYINVWYDEGEVNAPAPASYDHSVDEREHTVEQWKQLIYQEVVEYAAPPPAALAAPPPDHAQPALTT; encoded by the exons ATGGTTCAGTATTACTCTGTCACACTCGGTGACACGGTGTTCACGATACCGACGCGGTACACAGAGCTCGTGCGTCGAGGCGCGGGCGCGCAGGGCATGGTGTG CGCCGCGTATGACACGGTGACACAGCAGAATGTCGCGATCAAGAAGCTATCCCGGCCTTTCCAGAACGTGACGCACGCGAAACGCGCCTACCGCGAGTTCAAGCTTATGAAACTTGTCaatcataaaaat atAATCGGTCTCTTAAACGCGTTCACGCCACAGAAGAGCCTTGAGGAGTTTCAGGACGTATATTTGGTGATGGAACTGATGGATGCCAATTTATGCCAAGTGATTCAAATGGATTTGGATCACGAGCGTATGAGCTACTTGCTCTATCAAATGCTGTGTGGCATCAAGCATCTTCATCTTGCTGGAATTATACATCGG GACCTGAAGCCGTCCAACATAGTGGTAAAAAGCGACTGCACGCTTAAGATCCTCGACTTCGGCCTGGCGCGTACCGCTGGCACTACCTTCATGATGACTCCATACGTCGTCACCAGATATTATCGTGCGCCTGAG GTAATCCTCGGTATGGGCTACACGGAGAACGTGGACATATGGTCAGTCGGCTGCATCATGGGGGAGATGATTCGCGGTGGAGTTCTCTTCCCGGGGACCGACCACATCGACCAGTGGAACAAAATTATAG AGCAACTGGGCACGCCGTCGGCCGCCTTCATGGCGCGCCTGCAGCCCACCGTGCGCAACTACGTGGAGAACCGGCCGCGCTACGCCGGCTACAGCTTCGAGCGCCTGTTCCCCGACATCCTGTTCCCCTCCGACTCCAGCGAGCACAACCGCCTCAAGGCGTCGCAGGCGCGGGACCTGCTGTCGCGCATGCTGGTCATCGACCCCGAGCGCCGCATCTCGGTGGACGAGGCGCTGCTGCACCCCTACATCAACGTGTGGTACGACGAGGGCGAGGTCAACGCGCCGGCGCCCGCGTCCTACGACCACTCGGTGGACGAGCGCGAGCACACGGTGGAGCAGTGGAAGCAGCTCATCTACCAGGAGGTGGTGGAGtacgccgcgccgccgcccgccgcgctcgccgcgccgccgcccgacCACGCGCAGCCCGCGCTCACCACATAG
- the LOC113404356 gene encoding transcription initiation factor TFIID subunit 9, with the protein MAEKDKSKVSTQMKHIPKDAQVIMSIMKEVGIAEYEPRVVNQLLEFTYRYVTSVLDDARVFANHAKKKTIDLDDVRLAVQMQLDKSFTSPPPREVLLELARVKNVNPLPLIKPHCGLRLPPDRYCLSACNYRLKPATKKVVVKSSIPTTPTIKTVTTSKPGGPQNVVVKRPPGAIVNVTSKPSVVPKPVLKFTSSSKVVAKPAVRVTAGPSSQGPIKMEVDEVSQKRKREDDDYDM; encoded by the exons ATGGCGGAAAAAGACAAATCGAAAGTTAGCACACAAATGAAACACATACCCAAAGACGCGCAAGTTATTATGTCCATAATGAAAGAAGTTGGTATAGCGGAATACGAACCAAGAGTCGTAAACCAGCTCCTCGAATTCACATATCGGTATGTTACCTCAGTGCTAGACGATGCAAGGGTTTTTGCTAACCACGCGAAAAAGAAGACGATTGACTTGGACGACGTGAGATTGGCGGTTCAAATGCAATTAGACAAGTCTTTCACGAGTCCCCCTCCAAGAGAAGTACTCTTAGAACTGGCTAGAGTTAAAAATGTGAATCCACTTCCATTAATTAAACCACACTGTGGACTACGTTTGCCACCAGATCg CTATTGCTTATCAGCATGTAATTACCGTTTGAAACCAGCCACAAAGAAAGTGGTAGTAAAATCATCAATACCCACCACACCGACCATAAAAACAGTGACCACATCCAAGCCAGGAGGACCACAGAATGTTGTAGTTAAAAGACCACCGGGAGCCATAGTTAATGTCACATCTAAACCTAGTGTTGTCCCAAAACCTGTGTTGAAGTTCACATCAAGCAGTAAG GTGGTTGCCAAGCCAGCAGTTCGTGTGACAGCAGGGCCATCATCACAAGGCCCTATCAAAATGGAAGTTGATGAAGTATCTCAAAAAAGGAAACGTGaagatgatgattatgatatgtaa
- the LOC113404337 gene encoding hydroxyacyl-coenzyme A dehydrogenase, mitochondrial-like: MIQFGVIARNFSSSSAVQSAIKNVTVIGGGLMGSGIAQVSAQAGQNVILVDLSSDVLAKSQKSIGNNLGRVAKKIYKDNPKEGEKFVSESMARIKTATDPVSASQGADLVVEAIVENMDIKHQLFKKLDAAAPNHTIFASNTSSLSINEIAAAVKRKDKFGGLHFFNPVPVMRLLEVVKGAETSTATYETMMAWGKGVGKTCITCKDTPGFVVNRLLVPYIAEAIRLFERGDASARDIDIAMKLGAGYPMGPLELADYVGLDTNKFILDGWHKKYPQETLFNPIPLLNKLVSEGKLGVKTGEGFYKYEKK; encoded by the exons atgatccaGTTCGGAGTGATTGCAAGAAACTTTTCTAGTTCTTCAGCAGTACAAAGtgcaattaaaaatgttacagtTATTGGAGGTGGTTTGATGGGATCTGGAATTGCTCAG gtCTCTGCTCAAGCTGGTCAAAATGTGATTCTAGTAGATCTCAGTTCAGATGTATTAGCAAAGTCACAAAAATCAATTGGCAACAACTTGGGCAGAGTGGCCAAGAAGATTTACAAGGATAACCCTAAAGAAGGAGAAAAGTTTGTGTCTGAGTCCATGGCTAGAATCAAAACAGCAACAGATCCTGTGAGTGCAAGTCAAGGTGCTGATCTTGTGGTTGAAGCTATTGTTGAAAACATGGACATCAAACATCAGCTCTTCAAAAAACTGGATGCG GCTGCTCCAAACCACACCATATTCGCATCGAACACCTCCTCTCTCTCTATCAATGAAATTGCAGCAGCTGTAAAGAGGAAAGACAA GTTTGGAGGTCTTCACTTTTTCAATCCAGTTCCTGTGATGCGGCTTTTAGAAGTGGTCAAAGGTGCAGAGACATCTACAGCCACATACGAAACAATGATGGCATGGGGCAAGGGTGTTGGCAAGACCTGCATCACCTGCAAAGATACACCGGGCTTTGTTGTTAACAGATTGCTGGTACCATACATTGCTGAGGCAATTCGTCTGTTCGAACGag GTGATGCATCAGCACGTGACATTGACATTGCGATGAAGTTAGGAGCAGGGTATCCCATGGGACCACTAGAATTGGCCGACTATGTCGGTTTGGATACAAACAAGTTCATCTTAGATGGATGGCACAAAAAGTACCCACAAGAAACCTTATTTAACCCGATTCCTTTACTCAACAAGCTGGTATCTGAAGGAAAACTCGGTGTTAAGACTGGAGAAGGTTTTTACAAgtatgaaaagaaataa